A genomic window from Bacillota bacterium includes:
- the hslV gene encoding ATP-dependent protease subunit HslV, producing the protein MDHRYARGFSGTTVIGVLRGGRCAMGSDGQVTLGETVIKHTARKIRKLSDGQVLAGFAGSAADSLTLLERFEAKLSEYKGNLTRAAAELAKEWRTDRVLRRLEAMLVVADRERILLLSGSGEILEPDDGIAAVGSGAPYALAAAKALVSHTELSVAEIVRTSLEIAGRICIYSNSQITVEEL; encoded by the coding sequence TTGGACCACCGGTATGCCAGAGGCTTCTCAGGCACCACCGTGATCGGGGTTCTGAGGGGCGGCAGATGTGCCATGGGCTCAGATGGGCAGGTCACACTGGGCGAGACGGTCATCAAGCACACCGCCAGGAAGATCCGCAAGCTCAGCGATGGCCAGGTGCTCGCCGGGTTCGCGGGATCCGCGGCAGACTCCCTCACGCTGCTCGAACGATTCGAGGCGAAGCTTTCGGAGTACAAGGGAAACCTGACTCGCGCCGCGGCGGAGCTCGCGAAAGAATGGAGAACCGACCGGGTCCTGCGGCGTCTGGAGGCGATGTTGGTCGTTGCGGACCGCGAGAGGATCCTGCTTCTCTCGGGTTCGGGCGAGATCCTGGAGCCGGATGATGGGATCGCGGCGGTGGGATCAGGCGCGCCCTATGCGCTGGCTGCCGCCAAAGCGCTCGTCAGCCACACTGAGCTTTCCGTCGCTGAGATCGTAAGGACATCATTGGAGATCGCCGGTCGGATATGCATATATTCCAACAGCCAGATAACGGTGGAGGAACTCTAG
- the hslU gene encoding ATP-dependent protease ATPase subunit HslU has protein sequence MDHLTPRKIVEELDRYIVGQDAAKRAVAIALRNRQRRLAVSEDMRDEINPKNILMIGPTGVGKTEIARRLARLVNAPFIKVEATKFTEVGYVGRDVDSIIRDLVETSIRMVRAEKMETVSDRAMALANERLLDYLAPLPAREQRAVNPLAALFGGPPPRDEDEDSYEARVREAKARRASVREKLAAGELEDEYVEIEVEDTSPGVLEIFSNAGVEELGLNLQDVLGGVLPKKRRRRKARVREARRVLCTEEASKLVDMDEVVSEAIFRAEQSGIVFIDELDKIAGKSQGAGPDVSREGVQRDILPIVEGSTVQTKHGPVKTGHILFIAAGAFHLSKPSDLIPELQGRFPIR, from the coding sequence ATGGATCACCTGACCCCAAGGAAGATAGTGGAGGAACTGGACCGGTACATCGTCGGCCAGGACGCAGCCAAGAGAGCGGTGGCCATCGCGCTCCGGAACCGCCAACGAAGACTTGCTGTAAGTGAGGACATGCGCGATGAGATAAACCCCAAGAACATACTCATGATAGGCCCTACCGGAGTGGGCAAGACCGAGATAGCGAGGAGGCTCGCCCGCCTCGTGAACGCCCCTTTCATCAAAGTGGAGGCGACGAAGTTCACGGAGGTCGGGTATGTTGGCAGAGATGTGGATAGCATAATCCGGGACTTGGTGGAGACATCCATCAGGATGGTCCGGGCGGAGAAGATGGAGACAGTCTCCGACCGTGCCATGGCGCTTGCCAACGAGCGGCTCCTGGACTACCTTGCTCCGCTTCCCGCCCGGGAGCAAAGGGCAGTCAATCCTCTCGCGGCTCTGTTCGGGGGTCCACCTCCTAGGGACGAGGACGAGGACTCGTACGAAGCCCGGGTTCGCGAGGCGAAGGCCCGGAGGGCGTCTGTTCGGGAGAAACTGGCAGCGGGCGAGCTCGAGGACGAGTATGTGGAGATTGAGGTGGAGGACACCTCTCCCGGGGTCCTAGAGATCTTCTCCAACGCAGGAGTGGAGGAGCTCGGCCTGAACCTTCAGGATGTCCTGGGAGGGGTCTTGCCCAAGAAGCGCCGGCGGCGCAAGGCCAGGGTACGTGAAGCGCGCAGGGTCCTCTGCACGGAGGAGGCCAGCAAGCTCGTGGACATGGACGAGGTTGTCTCCGAGGCCATCTTCCGTGCCGAGCAGTCTGGAATCGTGTTCATCGATGAACTCGACAAGATCGCAGGGAAGAGCCAGGGGGCTGGCCCGGACGTCTCCCGGGAGGGGGTCCAGCGCGATATCCTCCCGATCGTTGAGGGATCTACCGTCCAGACGAAGCACGGGCCGGTGAAAACCGGGCACATCTTGTTCATTGCCGCGGGGGCGTTTCATTTGTCCAAGCCTTCGGACCTCATCCCGGAGCTCCAAGGCAGGTTTCCGATCAGA